A genomic stretch from Myripristis murdjan chromosome 12, fMyrMur1.1, whole genome shotgun sequence includes:
- the ctxn3 gene encoding cortexin-1, whose protein sequence is MGNEVHLKGQGQAGVRMTQRPLWDLQCHYPAPAAHFSSWMMEGEPFTSPLSSLLHSAGGHFVSLSSSSSSSSSSSSSSSSSFSDSAAAAMSLEQKTTFALVIFLFVFLLILIVRCFRILLDPYRSMPTSTWADGLDGLEKGQFDYTLA, encoded by the exons ATGG GCAATGAGGTCCATCTAAAGGGGCAGGGCCAGGCTGGTGTGAGGATGacacagcgccccctgtgggATCTGCAGTGCCACTACCCCGCCCCTGCCGCACACTTTTCTTCCTGGATGATGGAGGGAGAGCccttcacctctcctctctcctctttgctgCACTCTGCCGGGGGGcactttgtctccctctcttcctcctcctcctcctcctcctcctcctcctcgtcttcttcctcctccttttccgattcagctgctgctgctatgtCCCTGGAGCAGAAGACCACCTTCGCGCTGGTCATTTTCCTCTTCGTCTTCCTGCTCATCCTCATCGTGCGTTGCTTCCGCATCCTGCTGGACCCCTACCGCAGCATGCCCACCTCCACTTGGGCAGATGGCCTCGATGGCCTAGAGAAGGGCCAGTTCGACTACACTCTGGCCTAG